In Sorghum bicolor cultivar BTx623 chromosome 10, Sorghum_bicolor_NCBIv3, whole genome shotgun sequence, one genomic interval encodes:
- the LOC8078250 gene encoding carboxyl-terminal-processing peptidase 3, chloroplastic, whose protein sequence is MEMVECSLVATLAPRPLPGRVRKALPRPAVLGGRARLRVLSAGLGREQPPPPQQAGVRASGPDHGGRTLGHAAVGLAAAAVVSLTGFSGDVSPLPAPPARAESLTVAFPVSKAREVNRVQKTLVETWGLIRETFVDPTFNHQDWDQKLQQTMVEIFPLKSADAAYSKISGMLSTLGDPFTRIISPMEYQSFRIGSDGNVQGVGVFINKEPSSGRLLVMDCIQGGPADRAGIHEGDELVEIDGKSVSGLDGEAAAQRLRGRVGTTVKVKLLDGTDSERGGSLRQKEVQLSREIINLSPVSTAIISHRSDDGHECKTGYVRLASFSQTAAAEMENAVKRMEDVGVQSYILDLRNNPGGLVKAGLDVAQIWLDGDETLVNTIDRDGNVLPINMIQGHSLTHDPLVVLVNEGSASASEILAGALHDNGRAILVGHRTFGKGKIQSVTELDDGSALFITVAKYLSPALHEIDQVGIQPDIQCSPDVLSLPRAPSLKENSEATSLEMDSCIMVAEQALEIEQTKGSAS, encoded by the exons ATGGAAATGGTGGAGTGCTCCCTCGTCGCTACACTTGCTCCGCGCCCGCTGCCGGGACGAGTCCGGAAGGCCTTGCCGCGGCCGGCGGTTCTTGGTGGGAGAGCGAGACTCCGGGTGCTGTCCGCGGGCCTGGGCCGAGAGCAgcctccgccgccgcagcaggCGGGAGTCCGGGCTTCCGGGCCGGATCACGGCGGCCGGACGCTGGGACACGCTGCGGTGGGgctcgccgccgcggccgtgGTGTCACTGACCGGGTTCTCCGGGGATGTGTCCCCGCTGCCGGCGCCGCCTGCCCGGGCCGAGTCGCTCACCGTCGCGTTCCCCGTCTCCAAGGCGCGCGAG GTGAACAGAGTGCAGAAGACGCTGGTTGAGACGTGGGGGCTGATCCGTGAGACCTTTGTTGATCCTACCTTCAACCACCAAG ATTGGGATCAAAAACTGCAGCAAACCATGGTAGAGATATTTCCACTGAAATCAGCGGATGCTGCCTACAGTAAGATCAGTGGGATGCTATCCACACTCGGCGATCCATTTACGAGGATCATCAGCCCCATG GAGTACCAGAGTTTTAGGATAGGAAGTGATGGGAATGTGCAAGGGGTTGGGGTGTTCATAAACAAGGAGCCAAGCTCTGGACGGTTG CTTGTTATGGACTGCATTCAGGGAGGCCCAGCAGATCGAGCAGGCATCCATGAAGGCGATGAACTAGTTGAGATAGATG GCAAAAGTGTTTCTGGTTTGGATGGAGAGGCTGCGGCTCAGAGGCTTAGAGGCCGTGTAGGAACAACAGTGAAAGTGAAGTTGTTAGAT GGAACTGACAGTGAAAGGGGTGGGAGTTTAAGGCAAAAGGAG GTCCAGCTGTCTCGTGAAATTATCAACCTTTCACCTGTGTCAACTGCAATTATCTCTCATAGGTCTGATGATGGCCATGAGTGCAAGACTGGTTATGTTAGATTAGCTTCCTTTTCTCAG ACTGCAGCAGCTGAAATGGAAAATGCCGTGAAAAGGATGGAGGATGTGGGTGTCCAGTCTTATATTCTAGATCTACGGAATAACCCA GGAGGTCTAGTAAAAGCTGGTCTTGATGTGGCTCAAATTTGGTTGGATGGAGATGAAACTCTTGTCAACACTATTGATCGTGATGGGAATGTGCTACCAATAAATATGATCCAAGGGCATTCGTTAACGCATGACCCTCTTGTTGTGCTT GTCAATGAAGGAAGTGcaagtgcaagtgaaatcttggcaGGGGCATTACATGACAATGGACGAGCTATTCTGGTTGGCCATAGAACCTTTGGTAAAGGAAAAATTCAG AGTGTGACTGAGCTGGATGATGGCTCTGCTCTGTTTATCACAGTTGCAAAGTATCTATCTCCAGCGCTGCATGAAATTGATCAAGTAGGAATCCAACCTGACATACAATGCAGCCCTGATGTCCTATCTTTGCCAAGAGCGCCTTCGCTAAAAGAAAACAGCGAGGCCACAAGTTTGGAGATGGATTCATGTATCATGGTTGCCGAACAAGCGTTGGAAATTGAGCAAACAAAGGGTTCTGCTTCTTAG